A genomic region of Trifolium pratense cultivar HEN17-A07 linkage group LG3, ARS_RC_1.1, whole genome shotgun sequence contains the following coding sequences:
- the LOC123915274 gene encoding non-specific lipid-transfer protein-like has product MGKKYISVLMVVMLLGMLVTKMDASQTDDVSCQEALLSLLPCLPFLQGSGPPTPPSNCCAGANNLNQKATTTEIRRNICNCLKPAASRFGVHSDRSTQLPQLCNISLSVSFDPSIDCNSVS; this is encoded by the exons atggGGAAGAAGTATATTTCTGTTTTGATGGTGGTGATGCTTTTAGGCATGCTAGTAACAAAAATGGATGCAAGTCAAACTGATGACGTGAGCTGTCAAGAGGCTCTTTTGTCCTTGTTGCCATGTCTTCCTTTTTTGCAGGGAAGTGGCCCTCCTACACCACCCAGTAATTGTTGTGCAGGAGCAAATAATTTAAATCAAAAGGCCACCACAACTGAAATTCGAAGAAATATTTGTAATTGTCTCAAACCTGCTGCATCAAGATTTGGAGTTCACTCTGACAGATCAACACAATTGCCACAGCTTTGTAACATCAGTCTTTCAGTTTCATTTGATCCTAGCATTGATTGCAACTC AGTTTCATGA
- the LOC123915276 gene encoding non-specific lipid-transfer protein-like: MGKKYISLLMVVMLLGMLVTTMDASQTDDVSCQEALLSLLPCLPFLQGVGPATPPSNCCAGANNLNQKATTTEIRRNICNCLKPAASRFGVHSDRSTQLPQLCNISLSVSFDPSIDCNSVS, translated from the exons atggGGAAGAAGTATATTTCTCTTTTGATGGTGGTGATGCTTTTAGGCATGCTAGTAACAACAATGGATGCAAGTCAAACTGATGACGTGAGCTGTCAAGAGGCTCTTTTGTCCTTGTTGCCATGTCTTCCTTTTTTGCAGGGAGTTGGCCCTGCTACACCACCAAGTAATTGTTGTGCAGGAGCAAATAATTTAAATCAAAAGGCCACCACAACTGAAATTCGAAGGAATATCTGTAATTGTCTCAAACCTGCTGCATCAAGATTTGGAGTTCACTCTGACAGATCAACACAATTGCCACAGCTTTGTAATATCAGTCTTTCAGTTTCATTTGATCCTAGCATTGATTGCAACTC AGTTTCATGA
- the LOC123917259 gene encoding phytoene synthase 2, chloroplastic-like — protein sequence MAGVLLWVNCGLKENAISLMGFGGKSVRTQRRFRHCSGISFASFSSAIVEPTRSSEERVYEVVLKQAALVKEQRRDVKKRGLNLDNKPIESDFTNEELLNSAYDRCGDVCAEYAKTFYLGTQLMTQERRKAIWAIYVWCRRTDELVDGPNASHITPKALDRWEQRLTDVFEGRPYDMYDAALSDTVTKYPVDIQPFKDMIEGMRLDLRKSRYNNFDELYLYCYYVAGTVGLMSVPVMGISPQTKASTESIYNAALALGIANQLTNILRDVGEDARRGRVYLPQDELAKAGLSDDDIFRGKVTDKWRNFMKGQIKRARMFFDEAEMGVSELSSASRWPVWASLLLYRQILDSIEANDYNNFTKRAYVGKAKKLLTLPVAFGVAFFGHKT from the exons ATGGCTGGTGTTCTTCTTTGGGTGAATTGTGGACTCAAAGAGAATGCCATATCCTTGATGGGTTTTGGAGGAAAAAGTGTGAGAACACAAAGAAGGTTTAGACATTGTTCTGGAATTAGTTTTGCTAGTTTTTCAAGTGCAATTGTTGAACCTACAAGATCCTCAGAAGAAAGGGTGTATGAAGTTGTGTTGAAGCAAGCAGCACTAGTGAAGGAACAGAGAAGAGATGTTAAAAAGAGAGGTTTGAATTTGGATAATAAGCCTATTGAAAGTGATTTCACCAATGAGGAATTGTTGAATTCTGCTTATGATAGGTGTGGTGATGTTTGTGCTGAGTATGCTAAGACATTTTATTTAG GTACACAATTGATGACACAAGAGAGAAGAAAAGCCATATGGGCCATTTATG TTTGGTGCAGAAGAACTGATGAACTAGTGGATGGTCCTAATGCTTCTCACATTACACCAAAAGCATTGGATAGATGGGAACAAAGATTAACAGATGTTTTTGAAGGTCGTCCATATGATATGTATGATGCTGCACTTTCAGATACAGTTACAAAGTACCCTGTTGATATACAA CCCTTTAAGGACATGATTGAAGGGATGAGGCTGGACTTGAGAAAGTCAAGATacaataattttgatgagtTATATCTTTATTGCTACTATGTTGCTGGGACAGTTGGCCTTATGAGTGTTCCTGTAATGGGGATATCACCACAAACAAAGGCTTCAACAGAGAGTATCTACAATGCTGCTTTGGCACTTGGCATTGCTAATCAACTTACCAACATACTCAGAGACGTTGGAGAAGA TGCTAGAAGAGGAAGAGTGTATCTTCCACAAGATGAACTAGCAAAAGCTGGCTTATCAGATGATGACATTTTTCGAGGCAAAGTAACCGACAAATGGCGGAATTTCATGAAGGGACAAATAAAGAGAGCAAGAATGTTTTTTGACGAAGCAGAGATGGGAGTTTCAGAGCTCAGTTCAGCTAGTAGATGGCCTGTTTGGGCATCTTTGTTGCTGTATAGGCAGATATTAGATTCTATTGAAGCTAATGACTATAATAACTTCACCAAAAGGGCTTATGTAGGAAAAGCTAAAAAGCTCTTAACACTACCAGTTGCTTTTGGAGTAGCATTTTTTGGACACAAAACTTAA